A stretch of the Uranotaenia lowii strain MFRU-FL chromosome 3, ASM2978415v1, whole genome shotgun sequence genome encodes the following:
- the LOC129751593 gene encoding uncharacterized protein LOC129751593 → MKGPIIVDQLFHMVTTNFPEEQWFNMFKNPSDLKTFLKLFSDCFHIQSNLVTLLQKPKLSDSHIRQAQEKLNLSNSTFPSNTSIGSSGSTVGSTNGSSNTSRTASPKNMIGDFKLNEPVSVPIGPNNNSVCAALNNSNKGEPTSGFDSLLMNNDFRMENLCPKNCPDASASTYPSKQTPQQNSIKPDQLSAANEKANLVNNNSQAVNPKNLNISLKQRINSLVIKTLAENLEKDKQSMSAIHQTHQPAGTGQLNNNYVTPVANPVSPTPPGPVHSNDYFMGDTWKIKVLQNTKVVSTLKDSQFITANILKSAASGDGQSVLSFDCEGINLGIRGKITLIQLGTTDGEAFIFDITVCPEMVTQGGIKEVLESEKVIKVIHDCRNDSVNLFNQFSIQLRNVFDTQSAHAVLQFQDQGKQVYKVKNVSLNTLCEMYNATVNPMKDQLKNVYRRDQKFWSRRPLTRDMLLYAAGDVLILINKQLFLNMATSIKPEYRELLGELCTEQILMLIRPVDVKMRKKQRKVRSELQDLKVKLKGASKNVVLSNREIRLLRYMDLTEEEKEKLRVSYKVARKLDKLENFDRDRGDQSDSDDDCDVIEQDYQSLDSVPSDNSLPGTGGGPGTFSPKNCEPPSLTESMQLMDEILSNTTMDRMSKIDKLEAILSAATLLPNDQPAKKEDPIKSRSTKSTGTTTTSSVGVITGGGSKLSSRLQQQQHGLTPPPASVFHHAPRHHATETREAACQTLSTGDIVITKIFFKEEQDKKGEKTLMVSSKNGEMNAELQQQQHHQVHA, encoded by the exons ATGAAGGGGCCCATAATCGTTGATCAGCTCTTCCACATGGTCACAACAAACTTCCCCGAAGAACAGTGGTTTAACATGTTCAAAAATCCGAGCGACCTCAAGACTTTTCTGAAGCTCTTCTCGGACTGCTTCCACATTCAATCCAATCTAGTCACGCTATTGCAGAAACCAAAGCTGTCCGATTCGCACATCCGACAGGCCCAGGAGAAATTGAATCTGTCGAATAGCACATTTCCGAGCAACACGAGCATCGGAAGTTCCGGAAGCACAGTGGGAAGCACGAATGGAAGCAGCAACACGAGTCGAACGGCCTCGCCCAAAAACATGATCGGCGATTTTAAACTTAACGAACCGGTTTCGGTTCCGATTGGCCCTAACAACAATTCCGTTTGCGCTGCACTGAACAATAGCAACAAAGGCGAACCCACCAGCGGTTTCGATAGTTTACTCATGAATAATGATTTTAGGATGGAAAACCTGTGTCCCAAAAACTGCCCGGACGCTTCAGCCTCCACCTATCCGAGCAAACAAACGCCGCAGCAGAACAGCATCAAGCCGGATCAGCTTTCGGCGGCCAACGAGAAGGCCAATCTCGTCAACAACAATAGTCAGGCTGTGAATCCGAAGAACTTAAATATTTCCCTCAAGCAACGTATCAACAGTTTGGTCATCAAAACCCTAGCTGAAAACCTTGAAAAAGATAAACAATCCATGTCTGCCATTCACCAAACTCATCAACCCGCCGGAACCGGTCAACTCAATAATAACTACGTAACTCCGGTGGCTAATCCCGTGTCCCCAACGCCACCTGGTCCGGTTCACTCGAACGATTACTTCATGGGCGATACCTGGAAGATCAAGGTACTCCAGAACACCAAAGTCGTTTCGACTCTCAAAGATTCGCAATTCATTACGGCAAACATTCTCAAATCGGCAGCCTCCGGCGACGGACAGTCCGTGTTAAGTTTCGACTGCGAAGGCATCAATCTGGGCATACGAGGTAAGATTACGCTCATCCAGCTGGGGACGACTGATGGTGAAGCGTTCATCTTCGACATTACCGTCTGTCCGGAAATGGTGACCCAGGGCGGCATCAAGGAGGTGCTCGAATCCGAAAAAGTCATCAAGGTGATACACGATTGCCGGAACGATTCCGTTAATTTGTTCAACCAGTTTTCGATCCAACTGCGCAACGTGTTCGATACTCAG TCCGCACACGCCGTGCTGCAGTTCCAGGACCAGGGTAAGCAGGTGTACAAGGTGAAAAACGTTTCACTGAACACTCTCTGTGAGATGTACAACGCCACCGTCAATCCGATGAAGGACCAGCTGAAGAATGTGTACCGCCGGGATCAGAAGTTCTGGAGCCGGCGACCGCTGACGCGGGACATGTTGCTGTACGCCGCCGGAGATGTGCTGATCCTGATCAATAAGCAGCTATTTCTCAACATGGCCAC ttccATCAAGCCGGAATATCGGGAGCTCCTGGGGGAGCTGTGCACTGAGCAGATTTTAATGCTAATCCGCCCAGTGGACGTCAAGATGCGCAAGAAGCAACGCAAGGTCCGATCCGAGCTGCAAGATCTCAAGGTGAAGCTGAAGGGCGCCAGCAAAAATGTGGTGCTGAGCAACCGCGAGATCCGATTGCTCCG ATACATGGACTTAACGGAAGAAGAGAAAGAGAAATTAAGAGTGTCATACAAGGTGGCCCGGAAGTTGGACAAGTTAGAGAACTTTGATCGGGATCGTGGGGATCAGAGCGATTCGGATGACGATTGTGATGTGATCGAACAGGACTACCAAAGTCTGGACAGTGTCCCGTCGGATAATTCTCTGCCGGGAACGGGCGGAGGTCCGGGAACATTTTCGCCCAAGAACTGTGAGCCGCCAAGTTTGACGGAATCGATGCAGTTGATGGATGAGATTCTGTCCAACACTACCATGGATCGGATGTCCAAGATCGATAAGCTCGAAGCGATCCTATCGGCGGCAACCTTACTACCGAATGATCAG CCGGCGAAAAAGGAGGATCCCATCAAGAG TCGGTCTACAAAATCAACGGGTACTACTACGACTAGCTCGGTTGGTGTTATCACCGGAGGAGGATCCAAACTATCCTCCCGGCTCCAACAGCAACAGCACGGCTTGACGCCTCCCCCAGCCTCAGTTTTTCATCATGCACCGAGGCACCATGCGACCGAAACTCGGGAAGCAGCCTGCCAGACGCTCAGCACCGGGGACATCGTCATTACCAAGATTTTCTTCAAGGAAGAACAAGACAAGAAGGGCGAAAAGACGCTTATGGTCTCATCCAAGAATGGGGAAATGAATGCCGAAttgcaacagcaacagcatcaTCAGGTACATGCCTGA